The Rhododendron vialii isolate Sample 1 chromosome 6a, ASM3025357v1 genome includes a window with the following:
- the LOC131329521 gene encoding ent-kaurene synthase, chloroplastic isoform X1, whose product MSFLLPTTLPLRYRPHRSCCCSSSPSSPSGYLEPGVTVVTKANTTAVFSERTKEQIRELFNKVQLSVSSYDTAWVAMVPSPYSSGGPCFPGCIEWLLDNQLSDGSWGLPHHPLLVKDALSSTLASVLALKRWGVGEEQVNKGLHFIGSNVTSATDECEHSPIGFDIIFPGMVKHAKDLDLNLPFEPKVFDAMHHRRELELRRAYSEGRKSYLAYISEGMGKLQDWEMAMKYQRKNGSLFNCPSSTAAAFMHLQDTGCLNYLHSLLEEFGNAVPTVHPLDILGRLCMVDNVERLGIERHFRQEIKSVLDYTYRCWLRGDEEIFLDTATCAMAFRILRFNGYDVSSDPLTQITEGKHESSFSAGHLKHIGDALELYRASEIIIYPHELTLEEQHSWSSHFLKEKLNDCMIYSDRFNKYVSQEVDDALKFPFHANLERATIRRNIEHYYVDSTTILKTSYCSSNIRNEDFLNLAVEDFNICQSIHHEELKYLERWVAETRLDKLKFARQKTAYCYFSAAATLFSPELYDARISWAKNGVLTTVVDDFFDIGGSLVELENLIQLVEKWDVNLTADCCSEHVQIIFSALHSTICEIGAKAFTFQGRNVTTHVIDIWLDLLHSMWREAKWTSENSLPTLEEYMSNGVVSFALGPIVLPTLYLVGPILSDVVVSSSEYQNLFKIMGTSGRLLNDIRSFERESKEGKLNAVSLHMIHSSGAVSAEESTRAIKSSIVSQRRELLRLVLETKSSMVPRACKNLFWNMSRVLNLFYMKDDGFTSHDMIHVVKAILHEPLSLSV is encoded by the exons ATGAGTTTCCTCCTTCCCACCACTCTTCCCCTTCGATATAGACCCCATCGCTCCTGCTGCTGCTCCTCCTCCCCCTCATCACCTTCcg GTTATCTGGAACCTGGAGTTACAGTTGTAACAAAAGCCAATACTACTGCTGTG TTTTCTGAGAGGACTAAAGAACAAATTAGGGAGCTTTTCAATAAGGTCCAGCTTTCAGTTTCATCATATGACACAGCTTGGGTAGCAATGGTCCCTTCTCCATATTCGTCTGGGGGCCCATGTTTCCCAGGGTGTATTGAGTGGTTATTAGACAATCAACTCAGTGATGGCTCATGGGGTCTTCCTCATCACCCCTTGTTAGTTAAAGATGCTCTGTCATCTACATTAGCATCGGTCCTAGCGCTCAAGCGCTGGGGTGTTGGTGAAGAACAAGTCAACAAAG GTCTACATTTTATTGGGTCAAATGTCACTTCTGCTACTGACGAGTGTGAACATTCTCCAATTGGGTTTGACATAATATTCCCTGGAATGGTCAAGCATGCTAAAGATTTAGATCTGAACCTCCCATTTGAACCAAAAGTTTTTGATGCTATGCATCACAGGAGAGAATTAGAGCTCAGAAG AGCCTACTCAGAGGGGAGGAAATCTTACTTAGCGTATATCTCTGAAGGAATGGGGAAGTTACAGGACTGGGAAATGGCCATGAAATATCAGAGGAAGAATGGCTCTCTCTTCAATTGTCCATCGTCCACAGCAGCTGCTTTTATGCACCTTCAGGACACTGGTTGTCTTAATTACCTGCATTCACTCTTGGAGGAGTTTGGGAATGCTG TACCGACAGTTCACCCTCTGGATATACTTGGCCGTCTTTGCATGGTTGACAATGTGGAAAGATTGGGAATTGAGCGGCACTTTAGGCAGGAAATAAAGAGTGTTTTGGATTATACGTACAG atgctGGCTGCGGGGGGATGAAGAGATATTCCTGGACACTGCCACCTGTGCTATGGCATTTCGGATACTGCGTTTTAATGGGTATGATGTCTCTTCAG ATCCCTTGACCCAAATAACTGAAGGAAAGCATGAATCTAGTTTCTCTGCTGGGCATCTAAAGCACATTGGTGATGCCCTTGAGTTATATAGGGCTTCAGAGATCATTATCTATCCCCATGAATTGACTTTGGAGGAACAACACTCGTGGTCCAGTCATTTCCTGAAAGAGAAGTTAAATGATTGTATGATTTATTCAGATAGATTCAATAAGTATGTTAGCCAAGAG GTGGACGACGCCCTTAAGTTTCCCTTCCATGCAAATTTAGAGCGTGCAACAATTAGAAGAAATATAGAGCATTACTACGTAGATAGCACAACCATTCTGAAAACTTCATATTG CTCATCCAATATTAGAAACGAAGACTTCCTAAATTTGGCAGTGGAAGACTTCAATATTTGCCAATCCATACACCATGAAGAGCTCAAATATCTTGAGAG GTGGGTTGCAGAGACAAGGCTAGACAAGCTAAAGTTTGCCAGGCAGAAGACAGCATACTGTTACTTCTCTGCTGCTGCAACCCTTTTCTCTCCTGAACTATATGATGCTCGTATTTCATGGGCCAAAAATGGGGTGCTTACCACAGTCGTTGACGACTTCTTTGACATCGGTGGTTCTCTAGTGGAATTAGAGAACCTAATTCAGTTGGTTGAGAA ATGGGATGTAAATTTGACCGCTGATTGTTGTTCCGAGCATGTTCAGATCATATTCTCTGCACTTCACAGCACAATCTGTGAGATTGGAGCTAAGGCGTTCACATTTCAGGGACGCAATGTAACAACCCACGTAATTGACATT TGGTTGGATTTGCTCCATTCTATGTGGAGAGAAGCTAAATGGACTAGTGAGAATTCATTGCCAACATTGGAAGAATATATGAGCAATGGGGTTGTGTCGTTTGCCTTGGGACCTATTGTTCTCCCAACTCTTTATCTTGTTGGGCCGATACTCTCTGATGTTGTTGTTTCAAGTTCTGAATACCAAAATCTGTTCAAGATTATGGGCACTTCTGGGCGTCTTCTCAACGACATCCGCAGCTTTGAG AGGGAATCCAAGGAAGGTAAATTAAATGCTGTATCACTGCACATGATTCATAGCAGTGGAGCTGTTTCTGCTGAAGAATCGACGAGAGCTATCAAGAGTTCCATTGTGAGTCAGAGAAGAGAACTGCTGAGATTAGTTTTGGAGACAAAAAGCAGCATGGTTCCACGAGCCTGCAAGAACTTGTTCTGGAATATGAGCAGAGTGCTAAATCTATTTTACATGAAGGACGACGGATTCACTTCACATGACATGATCCATGTTGTGAAAGCTATTCTTCACGAACCACTTTCCCTTTCTGTATAA
- the LOC131329522 gene encoding leucine-rich repeat extensin-like protein 5: MESSRNLQVKIVILGLHLCVAALSFSHCDARRSMHLERDDYRHPRSGSIIRRAKRIQVSKRFDIDSAQLDDSNTEPNYGVSSPFSLPPYESLAPMPLPENAPPYCTYPPFTSQPPPSTTIPFPPPTGGSGGGGGSYTPSLPPPSSFSTPTLPFLTPPPSPEGSGGGVSSPPQSIPSPIPNPPQIVPSPPTSVVPSPPPGSVVSGPPTFVPSPTQPVFSPPYYFEPSPPSTVVPNPPFSVPSGPSIFVPSPPVFQPPVVYPPPAVPPPPRTTPFSALWCVSKPTVPDPIIQEAMNYACASGGDCDSIQPNGSCFQPNTLLAHASYAFNSYWQRTKVAGGTCEFGGTAMLVTVDPSYDGCHFVYY, encoded by the exons ATGGAAAGCAGCAGAAATCTCCAAGTAAAAATTGTCATCTTGGGTCTCCACTTGTGTGTTGCTGCTCTTTCCTTCTCTCATTGCG ATGCAAGAAGATCAATGCACCTAGAAAGAGATGATTACAGACATCCAAGATCAGGCTCAATCATCAGACGCGCAAAGAGAATCCAAGTATCAAAGCGCTTTGACATCGATAGTGCACAATTGGATGATTCAAATACAGAACCTAATTATGGCGTGAGTTCACCATTCTCTTTGCCACCTTATGAGTCTCTTGCTCCCATGCCCTTACCCGAAAATGCCCCTCCGTACTGTACTTATCCACCATTTACCTCACAACCTCCACCTTCCACAACCATTCCATTTCCACCTCCTACTGGTGGatcaggaggaggaggaggtagTTACACGCCATCACTACCACCACCTTCCTCCTTTTCTACACCAACACTTCCCTTCCTAACCCCACCTCCAAGCCCAGAAGGGTCTGGTGGCGGAGTCTCAAGCCCACCACAATCCATTCCATCTCCAATCCCAAATCCACCACAAATTGTTCCCAGCCCTCCTACTTCTGTTGTTCCAAGCCCCCCTCCAGGATCTGTAGTATCAGGTCCTCCAACCTTTGTCCCGAGTCCAACTCAACCCGTTTTTAGCCCGCCTTATTACTTTGAGCCTAGCCCACCAAGCACTGTTGTCCCAAACCCGCCTTTTAGTGTTCCATCAGGCCCATCCATATTTGTCCCGAGCCCGCCCGTGTTTCAGCCACCAGTAGTGTATCCCCCACCTGCGGTGCCACCACCTCCAAGGACCACCCCATTTTCAGCGTTGTGGTGCGTTTCAAAGCCGACAGTCCCAGATCCAATCATTCAAGAGGCTATGAACTATGCTTGTGCGTCTGGAGGTGATTGTGATTCCATTCAGCCAAATGGATCATGTTTTCAGCCCAACACATTGTTGGCACACGCTTCGTATGCGTTCAATAGCTACTGGCAAAGAACCAAGGTAGCGGGTGGCACGTGTGAGTTTGGAGGCACAGCCATGCTGGTCACTGTGGATCCAA GCTATGATGGCTGCCACTTCGTCTACTACTGA
- the LOC131329521 gene encoding ent-kaurene synthase, chloroplastic isoform X2 — protein MSFLLPTTLPLRYRPHRSCCCSSSPSSPSGYLEPGVTVVTKANTTAVFSERTKEQIRELFNKVQLSVSSYDTAWVAMVPSPYSSGGPCFPGCIEWLLDNQLSDGSWGLPHHPLLVKDALSSTLASVLALKRWGVGEEQVNKGLHFIGSNVTSATDECEHSPIGFDIIFPGMVKHAKDLDLNLPFEPKVFDAMHHRRELELRRAYSEGRKSYLAYISEGMGKLQDWEMAMKYQRKNGSLFNCPSSTAAAFMHLQDTGCLNYLHSLLEEFGNAVPTVHPLDILGRLCMVDNVERLGIERHFRQEIKSVLDYTYRCWLRGDEEIFLDTATCAMAFRILRFNGYDVSSDPLTQITEGKHESSFSAGHLKHIGDALELYRASEIIIYPHELTLEEQHSWSSHFLKEKLNDCMIYSDRFNKYVSQEVDDALKFPFHANLERATIRRNIEHYYVDSTTILKTSYCSSNIRNEDFLNLAVEDFNICQSIHHEELKYLERWVAETRLDKLKFARQKTAYCYFSAAATLFSPELYDARISWAKNGVLTTVVDDFFDIGGSLVELENLIQLVEKWDVNLTADCCSEHVQIIFSALHSTICEIGAKAFTFQGRNVTTHWLDLLHSMWREAKWTSENSLPTLEEYMSNGVVSFALGPIVLPTLYLVGPILSDVVVSSSEYQNLFKIMGTSGRLLNDIRSFERESKEGKLNAVSLHMIHSSGAVSAEESTRAIKSSIVSQRRELLRLVLETKSSMVPRACKNLFWNMSRVLNLFYMKDDGFTSHDMIHVVKAILHEPLSLSV, from the exons ATGAGTTTCCTCCTTCCCACCACTCTTCCCCTTCGATATAGACCCCATCGCTCCTGCTGCTGCTCCTCCTCCCCCTCATCACCTTCcg GTTATCTGGAACCTGGAGTTACAGTTGTAACAAAAGCCAATACTACTGCTGTG TTTTCTGAGAGGACTAAAGAACAAATTAGGGAGCTTTTCAATAAGGTCCAGCTTTCAGTTTCATCATATGACACAGCTTGGGTAGCAATGGTCCCTTCTCCATATTCGTCTGGGGGCCCATGTTTCCCAGGGTGTATTGAGTGGTTATTAGACAATCAACTCAGTGATGGCTCATGGGGTCTTCCTCATCACCCCTTGTTAGTTAAAGATGCTCTGTCATCTACATTAGCATCGGTCCTAGCGCTCAAGCGCTGGGGTGTTGGTGAAGAACAAGTCAACAAAG GTCTACATTTTATTGGGTCAAATGTCACTTCTGCTACTGACGAGTGTGAACATTCTCCAATTGGGTTTGACATAATATTCCCTGGAATGGTCAAGCATGCTAAAGATTTAGATCTGAACCTCCCATTTGAACCAAAAGTTTTTGATGCTATGCATCACAGGAGAGAATTAGAGCTCAGAAG AGCCTACTCAGAGGGGAGGAAATCTTACTTAGCGTATATCTCTGAAGGAATGGGGAAGTTACAGGACTGGGAAATGGCCATGAAATATCAGAGGAAGAATGGCTCTCTCTTCAATTGTCCATCGTCCACAGCAGCTGCTTTTATGCACCTTCAGGACACTGGTTGTCTTAATTACCTGCATTCACTCTTGGAGGAGTTTGGGAATGCTG TACCGACAGTTCACCCTCTGGATATACTTGGCCGTCTTTGCATGGTTGACAATGTGGAAAGATTGGGAATTGAGCGGCACTTTAGGCAGGAAATAAAGAGTGTTTTGGATTATACGTACAG atgctGGCTGCGGGGGGATGAAGAGATATTCCTGGACACTGCCACCTGTGCTATGGCATTTCGGATACTGCGTTTTAATGGGTATGATGTCTCTTCAG ATCCCTTGACCCAAATAACTGAAGGAAAGCATGAATCTAGTTTCTCTGCTGGGCATCTAAAGCACATTGGTGATGCCCTTGAGTTATATAGGGCTTCAGAGATCATTATCTATCCCCATGAATTGACTTTGGAGGAACAACACTCGTGGTCCAGTCATTTCCTGAAAGAGAAGTTAAATGATTGTATGATTTATTCAGATAGATTCAATAAGTATGTTAGCCAAGAG GTGGACGACGCCCTTAAGTTTCCCTTCCATGCAAATTTAGAGCGTGCAACAATTAGAAGAAATATAGAGCATTACTACGTAGATAGCACAACCATTCTGAAAACTTCATATTG CTCATCCAATATTAGAAACGAAGACTTCCTAAATTTGGCAGTGGAAGACTTCAATATTTGCCAATCCATACACCATGAAGAGCTCAAATATCTTGAGAG GTGGGTTGCAGAGACAAGGCTAGACAAGCTAAAGTTTGCCAGGCAGAAGACAGCATACTGTTACTTCTCTGCTGCTGCAACCCTTTTCTCTCCTGAACTATATGATGCTCGTATTTCATGGGCCAAAAATGGGGTGCTTACCACAGTCGTTGACGACTTCTTTGACATCGGTGGTTCTCTAGTGGAATTAGAGAACCTAATTCAGTTGGTTGAGAA ATGGGATGTAAATTTGACCGCTGATTGTTGTTCCGAGCATGTTCAGATCATATTCTCTGCACTTCACAGCACAATCTGTGAGATTGGAGCTAAGGCGTTCACATTTCAGGGACGCAATGTAACAACCCAC TGGTTGGATTTGCTCCATTCTATGTGGAGAGAAGCTAAATGGACTAGTGAGAATTCATTGCCAACATTGGAAGAATATATGAGCAATGGGGTTGTGTCGTTTGCCTTGGGACCTATTGTTCTCCCAACTCTTTATCTTGTTGGGCCGATACTCTCTGATGTTGTTGTTTCAAGTTCTGAATACCAAAATCTGTTCAAGATTATGGGCACTTCTGGGCGTCTTCTCAACGACATCCGCAGCTTTGAG AGGGAATCCAAGGAAGGTAAATTAAATGCTGTATCACTGCACATGATTCATAGCAGTGGAGCTGTTTCTGCTGAAGAATCGACGAGAGCTATCAAGAGTTCCATTGTGAGTCAGAGAAGAGAACTGCTGAGATTAGTTTTGGAGACAAAAAGCAGCATGGTTCCACGAGCCTGCAAGAACTTGTTCTGGAATATGAGCAGAGTGCTAAATCTATTTTACATGAAGGACGACGGATTCACTTCACATGACATGATCCATGTTGTGAAAGCTATTCTTCACGAACCACTTTCCCTTTCTGTATAA
- the LOC131329448 gene encoding pentatricopeptide repeat-containing protein At1g79490, mitochondrial, whose protein sequence is MNRLGLLCPRRTRYILDTLYLVRKNPSSNSATALPNAYCFRLATSFSPEDDFMSNFQLVRSCFSVAKIPTFARSYCSGNNDVDSSEWTEAIQYLDESGSVIYSGKGIRSVEPGLDDHVMVGGLKKPILNASAVLKIVEIVKRWKWGPEMETQLDRLQFVPNMTHVTQALKVIADTDASLSLFRWAMRQSWYLPNDECYAILFDRLNQIRDFDGIQLLFDDMIRDSSRHGTSSFCAYNRVIQYLAKAEKLEVSFCCFKKIQESGSKIDTQTYNSLITLFLTKGLPYKAFEIYESMEKAGCSLDGSTYELMIPSLAKSGRLDAASKLFQEMKEKNFRPSFLIFASLVDSMGKAGRLDTSMKLYMEMQSLGLRPSATMFVSLIESFAKAGKLETALRIWDEMKKAGFRPNYGLYTMIVESHAKSGKLEIAMSIFSDMEKAGFLPTPSTYSCLLEMHAGSGQVDAAMKLYNSMTNAGLRPGLSTYTALLTLLANKKLVDVAAKILLEMKAMGYAVDVSASDVLMVYIKDGSVDLSLRWLRFMGASGIRTNNFIIRQLFESCMRNGLYDSAKPLLETYVNSAAKVDLILYTSILAHLVRCQEEQNERHLMSILGATRHKAHTFMCGLFMGPEQRKQPVLTFVRDFFQGIDYEMEEGAARYFVNVLLNYLVLMGQINRARCVWKVAYENKLFPKAIVFDQHIAWSLDVRNLSVGAALIAVVHTLHRFRKRMLYYGVVPRRMKLVTGPTLKIVVAQMLSSVESPFEVSKVVLRAPGDSVLEWFKKPIVQQFLLNEIPSRADILMHKLNTLFPSSAPEIRSLSPPKPLITGKAI, encoded by the coding sequence ATGAATCGTTTGGGTCTTCTCTGCCCTAGACGAACTAGGTATATACTCGATACTTTGTATCTCGTCAGGAAGAACCCTAGTTCGAATTCTGCTACAGCCCTGCCCAACGCCTATTGTTTCAGACTGGCAACTTCATTTTCCCCTGAGGATGATTTCATGTCAAATTTTCAACTTGTTAGGAGTTGCTTTTCTGTTGCAAAGATCCCTACTTTTGCTAGAAGTTACTGTTCTGGGAACAACGATGTTGATTCCAGCGAGTGGACTGAGGCTATACAGTATTTAGATGAATCCGGTAGCGTTATTTATTCCGGTAAGGGCATAAGATCAGTGGAGCCTGGGCTTGATGACCATGTAATGGTGGGTGGGTTGAAGAAGCCAATTTTGAATGCTTCCGCTGTCTTGAAAATTGTGGAAATTGTAAAGAGGTGGAAATGGGGCCCTGAAATGGAGACCCAGTTGGATAGACTTCAGTTTGTGCCCAACATGACTCATGTTACTCAGGCCTTGAAGGTTATTGCTGATACCGATGCTTCGTTAAGTTTGTTTCGTTGGGCGATGAGGCAATCATGGTACCTGCCTAATGATGAGTGCTATGCTATACTTTTCGATAGGTTAAATCAGATCAGAGATTTTGATGGGATTCAGTTGCTGTTTGATGACATGATTCGTGATTCTAGTAGACATGGGACGTCTTCATTTTGCGCTTACAATCGGGTCATTCAGTATCTAGCAAAAGCAGAGAAATTGGAGGTGTCATTCTGTTGTTTCAAGAAGATTCAGGAATCTGGTTCTAAGATCGATACTCAAACCTATAATTCACTTATAACCTTGTTCTTGACCAAAGGTTTGCCTTATAAAGCGTTTGAGATATATGAAAGTATGGAAAAAGCTGGGTGCTCGTTGGATGGATCAACGTACGAGTTGATGATACCGAGTTTGGCGAAATCAGGCCGCCTTGATGCTGCTTCCAAGCTTTTCCAAgagatgaaagaaaagaatttcaGGCCGAGTTTCCTCATATTTGCCTCCCTTGTTGATTCGATGGGTAAAGCCGGTAGGTTGGACACCTCAATGAAGTTATACATGGAAATGCAAAGTTTGGGGCTCAGGCCTTCTGCAACCATGTTTGTTTCCCTAATTGAGTCGTTTGCCAAGGCTGGGAAGTTGGAAACTGCACTTAGAATTTGGGATGAGATGAAGAAAGCAGGATTTAGACCAAACTATGGTTTGTATACTATGATTGTCGAGTCTCATGCGAAATCTGGAAAGCTTGAGATCGCTATGTCAATCTTTTCAGATATGGAGAAGGCTGGATTTCTACCCACCCCATCTACCTATTCTTGTCTCTTGGAAATGCATGCGGGTTCTGGTCAAGTAGATGCTGCCATGAAGCTCTATAACTCGATGACCAATGCAGGTTTGAGACCAGGACTAAGTACTTATACTGCCCTTCTGACACTTCTAGCGAATAAGAAGCTTGTGGACGTTGCCGCGAAAATATTACTGGAAATGAAGGCTATGGGATATGCGGTTGATGTCAGTGCTAGTGATGTTTTAATGGTTTACATCAAAGATGGTTCTGTCGATCTTTCTTTGAGGTGGCTGCGTTTCATGGGTGCTTCCGGCATCAGAACGAATAATTTTATAATCAGGCAGCTCTTTGAGTCGTGCATGAGGAATGGTTTGTATGACTCTGCCAAACCTCTTCTAGAAACTTACGTGAATTCTGCCGCAAAAGTTGACCTCATACTTTACACATCAATTCTAGCCCATCTTGTGAGATGCCAGGAAGAGCAGAATGAGAGGCATTTGATGTCAATCCTTGGGGCTACAAGGCATAAGGCTCACACTTTCATGTGTGGACTCTTTATGGGCCCAGAACAGAGGAAACAACCTGTATTGACATTTGTGAGGGATTTCTTCCAGGGTATTGATTATGAGATGGAAGAGGGTGCTGCACGGTACTTTGTGAATGTTCTTCTTAATTACCTTGTTCTTATGGGCCAGATAAACCGAGCTCGCTGCGTGTGGAAAGTTGCATATGAGAACAAGCTTTTCCCAAAGGCCATAGTGTTTGATCAGCATATAGCTTGGTCACTTGACGTGAGAAACTTGTCTGTTGGAGCAGCTCTGATAGCTGTAGTTCACACCCTCCATAGGTTTCGGAAGCGAATGTTGTACTATGGGGTTGTCCCAAGAAGAATGAAATTGGTCACGGGACCTACTCTAAAAATTGTTGTTGCACAGATGTTAAGCTCAGTGGAATCGCCTTTTGAGGTTAGTAAGGTTGTTCTGAGGGCTCCTGGGGattctgttttggagtggtttaagAAGCCAATTGTTCAGCAATTCCTCTTGAATGAGATTCCATCAAGGGCTGACATCCTCATGCACAAGCTTAACACACTTTTTCCTAGTTCTGCTCCTGAAATTAGATCTCTGTCTCCTCCAAAACCACTTATTACCGGGAAAGCAATTTGA